The proteins below are encoded in one region of Methanoculleus taiwanensis:
- a CDS encoding glutaredoxin family protein, translating to MIIHLFGGVIIPDTSQFIVYTLDFCPNCEILKEFLAERGARYIEQDLASAEALTELRINGVFVQEAPVLQKDTSFYTSQDLFPGGVFQEDMVADLIAEA from the coding sequence ATGATCATCCATCTATTCGGGGGTGTCATTATACCAGATACATCGCAGTTTATTGTTTATACACTTGATTTCTGTCCAAATTGCGAGATTTTAAAGGAATTTCTGGCGGAACGAGGAGCACGCTACATCGAGCAGGATCTGGCGTCCGCCGAAGCACTGACCGAACTTCGGATAAACGGCGTATTCGTTCAGGAAGCACCAGTCCTCCAGAAGGACACCTCATTTTACACGTCGCAGGATCTCTTTCCGGGAGGAGTGTTTCAGGAAGACATGGTGGCTGACCTGATTGCGGAGGCGTGA